From a region of the Castanea sativa cultivar Marrone di Chiusa Pesio chromosome 10, ASM4071231v1 genome:
- the LOC142612313 gene encoding exopolygalacturonase clone GBGE184-like has product MTIAGRFEVRAILVLGLAFSCYVAEATLRRGLPGAGSEFNVNSYGAKADGKTNNVQAFMKAWVAACKSGGGSARLVFPKGIYVTGPVVFAGPCAASKITVEVQGTIKATTDISEYTEPEWISFESISGLTLTGGIFDGRGETVWKYNDCHQNSDCQLLPSSLKFTKLTNTVVYGITSLNSKSFHMHVYNCQDFKAHDLTLTAPSDSPNTDGIHISSSSLLNVSNSKIGTGDDCISIGPGVTNLGITNIICGPGHGISVGSLGKYQGEKDVSGVTVRNCTLRSTTNGVRIKTYSGSPPSKASSITFQDIIMDMVKNPIIIDQKYGSRSSAASRVQISDVHYKNIVGTSTTDVAVSLLCSAQVPCDVELVGIDLKFQGSSNKGKSISSSCLNAKVKTGGKLNPPACR; this is encoded by the exons ATGACAATTGCAGGAAGATTTGAAGTTAGAGCCATTCTTGTTCTAGGCTTAGCATTTTCCTGTTATGTGGCCGAAGCTACACTCCGTCGTGGCCTT CCCGGTGCTGGTTCAGAATTCAATGTTAACTCTTATGGTGCTAAGGCTGATGGCAAGACCAATAATGTACAG GCATTTATGAAAGCGTGGGTTGCTGCATGTAAATCTGGTGGTGGTTCGGCAAGGCTTGTCTTTCCCAAAGGGATTTATGTGACAGGGCCTGTCGTGTTTGCAGGGCCATGCGCGGCCTCAAAAATAACTGTTGAAGTTCAGGGAACTATTAAAGCTACAACTGATATTAGTGAATATACAGAACCAGAGTGGATTTCGTTCGAATCAATCAGCGGTTTGACACTTACTGGTGGTATTTTTGATGGTCGAGGTGAGACTGTCTGGAAGTACAATGACTGTCATCAGAATTCCGATTGCCAACTCCTCCCATCT TCACTCAAATTCACCAAACTGACCAATACCGTAGTTTATGGGATCACTTCTCTAAATAGCAAATCGTTCCACATGCATGTATATAATTGCCAAGACTTTAAAGCCCACGATCTCACTCTAACTGCTCCATCTGATAGCCCCAACACCGATGGCATTCATATAAGCTCGTCCAGTCTCCTCAATGTATCAAACAGCAAAATTGGAACTGGTGATGATTGCATTTCTATTGGACCAGGGGTTACTAATCTTGGTATCACTAATATAATCTGTGGCCCAGGACACGGCATAAG TGTTGGCAGCCTTGGCAAGTATCAAGGTGAGAAAGATGTGAGTGGCGTTACTGTGCGTAATTGCACATTAAGAAGCACAACCAATGGTGTGAGGATCAAAACTTATTCAGGATCACCTCCAAGCAAAGCTTCAAGCATCACTTTTCAAGATATAATTATGGATATGGTTAAAAATCCCATCATCATTGATCAGAAATATGGTTCACGTAGCAGTGCG GCATCCAGAGTGCAGATTAGCGACGTTCATTACAAGAACATTGTTGGAACCTCTACTACAGATGTTGCAGTGTCATTACTATGCAGTGCACAAGTGCCTTGTGATGTTGAATTGGTGGGCATTGATTTGAAGTTCCAGGGTAGTAGTAACAAAGGAAAATCAATTTCATCCTCATGCTTGAATGCAAAGGTTAAGACCGGAGGCAAACTGAATCCACCGGCTTGTCGATAG